A genomic segment from Roseibium algicola encodes:
- a CDS encoding peroxiredoxin-like family protein produces the protein MLVPRQPVPGLTVETLSSGTFDLSKDNADFATLVVFYRGLHCPICATYLKELGRLTADFAAKGVKTIAISSDDKDRAEKMAEKVGHADLRFGYGLPLSVAREWGLYVSTSRGTTSIGIEEPALFSEPGVFLVRPDGTLYFASVQTMPFVRPHFQEMVGALDFVQKNDYPARGEYTGAV, from the coding sequence ATGCTCGTTCCACGCCAACCGGTACCCGGCCTCACGGTCGAAACCCTGAGCTCCGGCACCTTTGATCTGTCCAAGGATAACGCCGACTTTGCAACGCTGGTAGTGTTCTACCGCGGCCTTCATTGTCCGATCTGCGCCACTTACCTTAAGGAACTCGGCCGTCTAACCGCCGACTTCGCGGCCAAGGGCGTCAAGACGATCGCTATTTCGTCGGACGACAAGGACCGTGCGGAAAAGATGGCGGAAAAGGTCGGCCATGCCGATCTGCGCTTTGGCTACGGCCTGCCGCTGAGTGTTGCGAGGGAATGGGGACTTTATGTTTCAACCAGCCGTGGCACCACCTCGATCGGCATCGAGGAGCCTGCGCTGTTTTCCGAGCCGGGCGTCTTTCTTGTCAGACCGGACGGCACGCTCTATTTCGCCTCCGTCCAGACCATGCCTTTCGTGCGCCCGCACTTCCAGGAAATGGTCGGTGCACTCGATTTCGTTCAGAAGAACGACTATCCGGCACGCGGCGAATATACCGGTGCAGTCTGA
- a CDS encoding AraC family transcriptional regulator produces MSVPYRTSFNGRLDRLSSLIDRLRVQVDISLAADGSESDANLRVYDSPERGLRLVFCPERDGSAVRAGMEAAPDETSLVAARITISGVGRQLVSALPDCISVPMSEDPYLTAVVTPLIEEATMPRCGGQAAFQRLCEVVVIRLLRHAMEEGKADTGLLNGLANPRIAAALVAIHEVPGEHWTLEKLAETAGMSRTQFAVTFKELVGTTPMGYLSNWRLDIARSELETGRQVKAVASLCGFASPAAFSRAFSRRFGYSPKQKRSQAA; encoded by the coding sequence ATGTCGGTCCCTTATCGCACGTCCTTTAATGGAAGGCTGGACCGGCTGTCTTCGCTCATCGACCGGCTCCGCGTGCAGGTGGACATTTCACTGGCAGCGGACGGGAGCGAAAGCGATGCCAACCTGAGGGTCTATGACAGTCCTGAGAGAGGGCTGAGACTGGTTTTCTGCCCGGAGCGGGACGGATCTGCCGTGCGTGCAGGCATGGAAGCAGCCCCCGACGAAACGTCGCTTGTCGCTGCCCGGATCACGATATCAGGTGTCGGCAGGCAGCTGGTCAGTGCCTTGCCGGACTGCATTTCCGTGCCGATGTCGGAAGATCCATATCTCACCGCTGTTGTGACGCCGCTGATCGAGGAGGCGACCATGCCCAGGTGCGGTGGGCAGGCTGCCTTCCAGCGTTTGTGCGAAGTGGTGGTGATCCGTCTGCTGCGTCATGCCATGGAAGAAGGCAAGGCCGATACCGGCCTCCTGAACGGTCTTGCAAACCCGCGGATCGCAGCCGCTCTGGTGGCAATCCACGAGGTGCCCGGAGAACACTGGACGCTGGAAAAACTGGCCGAAACCGCCGGCATGTCGCGCACCCAGTTCGCTGTGACGTTCAAGGAGCTCGTCGGCACGACACCCATGGGTTATCTCTCGAACTGGCGGTTGGATATTGCCCGCTCGGAGCTGGAAACCGGCAGGCAGGTCAAGGCGGTCGCTAGCCTCTGCGGCTTCGCAAGTCCGGCGGCCTTTTCCAGGGCCTTCTCCCGCCGTTTCGGCTATTCCCCCAAACAAAAGCGCAGCCAGGCGGCCTGA